In Opisthocomus hoazin isolate bOpiHoa1 chromosome 3, bOpiHoa1.hap1, whole genome shotgun sequence, a genomic segment contains:
- the FAM83H gene encoding protein FAM83H, whose product MARRSQSSSQGDNPLDPNYLPPHYKEYYRLALDVLTEEGKESYQRFLAEEAAPDFLCNSEVDHIIQNLQKPQYANQEGSTDTTGDNDMDGSSGTYWPMNSDLAVPELDLGWPMVFGFRGTEVTTLVQPPPPDNPSIKEEARRMIRAAQQVVAIVMDIFTDVDLLFEVLDAAARRVPVYILLDEMNSQLFLDTAAKCRVNLNYVEFLRVRTVSGPTYYCRTGMSFKGHVKEKFLLVDCMVVLSGNYSFMWSFEKIHRSIAHIFQGELVASFDEEFRILFAQSEPLVPPANVLAKAENIFAMTPFSNNMPLFPKKAPLMFQRDDNLFPSFMDRVDPDRYFLSNFRRDDMLRHTVEGSAMRMYKKVEMENSQMDPVRGFLRSKQLELDAFKRHSFAEGTFENFASSKQYARQMFMNNMDEFKIHSSHFQKDQFYQYQFEHPHLSGRPQGLFERIRGGRPGFNELEDYGEGPRYPELESNFPQEGFPLRLDYVPSNSSREVRHGSDQLNPAGNGPVGMMLRRQNIGQKFICQTSPTQKQSLEQRMFFQDKDEDQDEDKNTQENRTGLRNWRISSYLSAYQSEPEEGLPMPMESEAYNDVLGDTLTKHPTDLIPAFKSPMSFNSKSLGIESAKEFADPDRVGEETPITKQDAFRSRINPLIQRTSRLRSSLIFSAAKLDQPNTAIEKVQMIQKEQMSSELTKDNETIKTAASSKVAELLEKYKAVGKDTERATVTHTKAVSSYLQEESQNTEKKCTKSVQYKILESRVLDSKDSCSTYKVHGEADRPFGMASSTPQLVDTLSKDPLAHISTKVDKLSSRFYPIENKPALPEKESLIFVGDTQKLTLPDKKERVSFKEDTQKLVSTELKKPPIRTSTTSVLENLSRSQGSDSSLNKSEEDCSKQEQNPMEFLRKGSLRLKQLLNPKGEKKLEEEPTSESGRSDKQAVVLKRSSVGDCQEMMEEEKTHKFATPLPPKSSQPTQGRFPSSTANILYSSNLRDDTKVILEQISANSQKNRAELAKQLPSTSNPDLSKSATSLERKGEKEKSCNIHRSESFGSQKRNLQRQPSEDRDTLLKKMENMRKEKRVYSRFEVFCKKDEHTSQSEEEYDTDAKDKKMGKFMPKILGTFKTKK is encoded by the exons ATGGCTCGTCGATCTCAAAGCTCATCACAGGGGGACAATCCCCTTGACCCTAACTATCTTCCGCCGCATTACAAGGAGTATTACCGTTTAGCTCTGGATGTGCTTACTGAAGAGGGCAAAGAAAGTTACCAGCGCTTTCTGGCAGAGGAAGCAGCCCCTGATTTTCTTTGCAACTCAGAGGTGGATCACATCATACAGAATCTGCAGAAACCCCAGTATGCCAATCAGGAAGGTAGCACAGACACCACAGGTGACAATGACATGGATGGATCCTCTGGGACTTACTGGCCCATGAACTCAGACCTTGCTGTTCCTGAGCTTGACCTGGGCTGGCCAATGGTCTTTGGGTTCAGGGGAACAGAGGTGACAACCCTCGTGCAACCACCACCCCCAGACAATCCCAGCATTAAGGAGGAGGCTCGCAGAATGATTCGAGCAGCTCAACAG GTGGTAGCCATAGTGATGGACATTTTTACTGATGTGGATCTGCTCTTTGAGGTGTTGGATGCTGCTGCTCGCAGAGTGCCTGTGTACATCTTGCTGGATGAAATGAACTCTCAACTTTTCCTTGATACAGCTGCTAAATGCAGAGTCAACCTTAACTATGTGGAG TTCCTAAGGGTGAGGACAGTTTCTGGCCCAACCTACTACTGCCGCACAGGGATGTCCTTCAAAGGCCATGTGAAAGAGAAATTCCTCTTGGTGGACTGCATGGTGGTGCTGAGTGGCAACTACAG TTTTATGTGGTCTTTTGAGAAGATTCACAGAAGCATTGCACACATCTTCCAGGGGGAGCTGGTGGCCAGTTTCGATGAAGAATTCCGAATTTTGTTTGCACAGTCAGAACCTCTTGTTCCTCCAGCCAATGTCTTGGCAAAGGCAGAGAACATATTTGCCATGACTCCCTTTAGCAATAACATGCCTTTGTTTCCAAAAAAAGCACCCCTGATGTTCCAGAGGGATGACAATCTTTTCCCCTCCTTTATGGACAGAGTTGATCCAGACAGGTACTTCCTGTCAAATTTCAGGCGGGATGACATGTTGCGCCATACTGTGGAGGGATCAGCCATGCGAATGTATAAAAAGGTAGAAATGGAGAATTCTCAGATGGATCCTGTCAGGGGTTTTCTCCGTTCCAAGCAGTTGGAGTTGGATGCTTTTAAGAGACACAGTTTTGCAGAAGGAACATTTGAAAATTTTGCTTCTTCTAAACAGTATGCCAGGCAGATGTTCATGAACAATATGGATGAATTTAAAATCCACTCTAGTCATTTTCAGAAGGATCAGTTCTACCAGTACCAGTTTGAACATCCCCATCTTTCTGGCAGACCTCAGGGACTCTTTGAGAGAATTCGAGGTGGTAGGCCAGGATTCAATGAACTGGAAGACTATGGAGAGGGACCCAGATATCCTGAACTTGAATCCAATTTTCCACAGGAGGGCTTCCCATTAAGGCTGGATTACGTACCTTCAAATTCTTCCAGGGAAGTGAGACATGGCTCTGATCAGCTGAATCCTGCAGGCAATGGCCCAGTAGGAATGATGTTAAGAAGGCAGAATATAGGACAGAAATTTATTTGCCAGACTTCTCCTACACAGAAACAAAGCCTGGAACAACGCATGTTCTTCCAAGACAAAGATGAGGACCAAGATGAAGACAAGAACACACAGGAAAATAGAACAGGTTTACGTAACTGGAGGATTTCTTCATACCTTAGTGCATACCAGTCTGAACCAGAAGAAGGTCTTCCAATGCCTATGGAATCAGAGGCATATAATGATGTTCTTGGGGATACGCTCACAAAGCACCCCACTGACCTCATCCCAGCATTCAAATCCCCTATGTCTTTTAATAGCAAGTCACTAGGAATTGAAAGTGCCAAAGAATTTGCAGATCCTGATAGAGTAGGTGAAGAAACTCCTATAACGAAACAAGATGCCTTTAGGTCCAGAATAAATCCTTTGATCCAGAGGACCTCAAGGCTCAGGTCGTCTCTGATTTTCAGTGCTGCCAAGTTAGATCAGCCTAACACTGCCATAGAAAAGGTTCAGATGATCCAAAAAGAACAAATGTCCAGTGAGTTGACAAAAGACAATGAAACTATAAAGACAGCTGCCTCATCTAAAGTGGCAGAACTTTTAGAGAAGTACAAAGCTGTGGGCAAAGACACAGAGCGAGCTACAGTCACTCACACCAAAGCTGTTTCCAGTTATCTacaggaagaatcacagaatacagaGAAGAAATGTACCAAATCTGTGCAGTATAAGATTCTGGAGAGTAGGGTACTAGACTCCAAAGACTCATGCAGTACTTACAAAGTGCATGGAGAGGCTGACAGACCTTTTGGAATGGCCTCATCAACCCCCCAGCTTGTTGACACATTGAGTAAAGATCCCCTAGCACATATTAGCACTAAGGTGGACAAATTATCATCTCGGTTTTACCCCATAGAGAATAAACCTGctcttccagagaaggagagtctgATATTTGTAGGAGACACTCAGAAGTTGACTCTTCCAGACAAGAAGGAAAGAGTTTCATTTAAAGAAGACACTCAGAAACTAGTCAGTACAGAACTGAAGAAACCACCGATTAGGACAAGTACCACATCAGTTCTTGAAAACTTATCTAGAAGTCAAGGGTCTGACAGCTCTCTCAATAAATCTGAGGAAGACTgttcaaaacaagaacaaaatccaATGGAATTTTTGAGAAAAGGGTCACTACGGCTGAAGCAGCTTTTGAACCCCAAAGGTGAAAAGAAATTGGAGGAGGAACCTACTTCTGAGAGTGGAAGATCTGACAAGCAGGCTGTGGTTCTCAAACGATCTTCTGTAGGGGACTGTCAGGAAAtgatggaggaagaaaaaacccataaATTTGCAACACCACTTCCTCCCAAAAGCAGCCAGCCAACACAGGGGAGATTTCCTTCATCCACTGCTAACATCCTGTACAGCAGCAACCTCCGTGATGATACCAAAGTGATTTTGGAACAAATCTCTGCAAACAGCCAGAAGAACAGAGCTGAACTGGCCAAGCAGCTACCATCCACTAGTAATCCTGATCTTTCTAAATCAGCTACAAGCTTGGAAAGGAAAGGTGAGAAGGAGAAAAGCTGTAACATCCACAGGTCAGAGAGTTTTGGGAGCCAGAAACGAAATCTTCAGCGGCAACCATCAGAGGATAGAGAtactcttctgaaaaaaatggagaatatGCGTAAGGAGAAACGAGTCTACAGTCGGTTTGAGGTCTTCTGCAAAAAGGATGAACATACAAGTCAAAGTGAAGAGGAATATGACACAGATGCCAAAGATAAGAAGATGGGAAAATTTATGCCCAAAATCCTGGGGACCTTCAAGACCAAAAAATGA